One Gemmatimonadota bacterium DNA segment encodes these proteins:
- a CDS encoding DUF4962 domain-containing protein, which produces MKFPTIRPPRANYIRPLNGETLTLSPPGFSWWRAADRGACQYRVIVARDGKPYYESPLLSDPIHHSDCVFAPGTYEWHVQAVVNGAVRARSECRSFEIADCAAEQPHPDAATLLANVPKERPRLFFLASDLEDVRRSLTSTRSEAFEALRNDADHALTLELPSEPTYDQIEDPSERRLAYVACFGTMRKYHDEGMRTLALFYLLTGEKRYGEAARRFIVDAAQWDVEGISSILAPYGDEVGLGLLRAGAEVYDWIYDIFTEDERELVARMLGARADQMIRRLEKHDYTFTPEESHNGRLPGFLLEHAIARAEDERAPSWAEYALKLIATNFPHWAGYEGGWAQGVPYGLSYNSRDAIPFHAWKLATGHDIWLKPYYQNMPWFFYYVVSPVGELMPFGDTEDQPIRASQARTFLQFHGLRLQNHQLRAWADQVRDSDGHPAEIDPFLGILLEDTPLPSNKDTVSQDRVFRGVGWGALHSDIEHPDSDFMVLFRSSPFGGVSHGHASQNDFAVMKGGRALICAGGLRYPHHGTPFHNEYAQHSISHNCVLVNGEGAINRDGNRGGEIIDFKTTHPFGYICGEAENAYGDRLNRYRRHLVMIRPSITILIDELETPEASTFQWLLHAFEKFDLDATTVTSNRKGASLKGQLFGSTDLRLSQTNEWAVPPDKGYPTLDKELPEKRWHFTAETERVKRCRIAAIFSVRGPDESDLDFSITASENQIALSAGNTTAQINLSPDESTVLSLSSGSEDLTIQA; this is translated from the coding sequence ATGAAATTTCCAACAATTCGTCCGCCGCGTGCCAATTATATCCGTCCGCTTAATGGTGAAACGCTCACACTCTCACCCCCCGGATTTAGCTGGTGGCGAGCTGCTGATCGGGGTGCCTGTCAATATCGCGTCATTGTCGCACGCGATGGAAAACCCTACTACGAATCTCCCCTGCTCTCCGATCCCATACACCATTCAGATTGCGTTTTTGCACCCGGAACTTACGAATGGCATGTGCAAGCCGTTGTAAATGGCGCGGTTCGAGCGCGCTCGGAATGCCGATCTTTTGAAATTGCCGATTGCGCTGCCGAACAACCTCATCCAGACGCCGCTACACTGCTGGCAAACGTCCCAAAAGAACGCCCGCGTCTCTTCTTTCTGGCATCTGACCTGGAAGATGTGCGACGCTCGCTAACATCGACTCGATCCGAAGCATTCGAAGCACTGAGAAACGACGCCGACCACGCGCTCACACTCGAACTACCATCAGAGCCGACATACGACCAGATTGAAGACCCCTCCGAACGCAGGCTGGCTTATGTCGCGTGTTTTGGCACCATGCGAAAATATCACGATGAAGGCATGCGAACACTCGCCCTCTTTTATTTACTCACTGGGGAAAAGCGATATGGCGAAGCCGCACGGCGCTTTATTGTTGACGCCGCGCAGTGGGATGTGGAGGGCATATCCTCTATTCTCGCGCCTTATGGCGACGAAGTCGGCCTCGGATTGCTCAGAGCAGGCGCAGAAGTCTATGACTGGATCTACGATATTTTCACCGAAGACGAACGCGAACTCGTCGCGCGCATGCTCGGCGCGCGGGCAGATCAGATGATTCGCAGGCTGGAGAAACACGATTATACATTCACGCCCGAAGAGAGTCACAACGGTCGCCTACCCGGTTTTTTACTCGAACACGCCATAGCCCGTGCTGAAGACGAACGCGCGCCTTCATGGGCGGAATATGCACTCAAACTTATTGCGACAAATTTTCCCCATTGGGCCGGGTATGAAGGAGGTTGGGCACAGGGCGTACCCTATGGCCTGTCTTACAACTCGCGGGACGCAATACCTTTTCACGCCTGGAAACTGGCAACTGGACACGATATATGGCTAAAACCCTATTACCAGAACATGCCGTGGTTTTTTTATTACGTCGTTTCTCCAGTCGGCGAACTCATGCCATTTGGCGATACAGAAGACCAACCCATTCGCGCCTCACAGGCCAGAACCTTTCTTCAATTTCACGGTCTCAGATTGCAAAATCATCAACTGCGTGCCTGGGCGGATCAGGTGCGCGACTCCGATGGGCATCCCGCAGAGATCGATCCCTTTCTGGGCATCTTACTTGAAGATACCCCGCTCCCATCCAATAAAGATACAGTATCACAAGACCGCGTCTTTCGAGGCGTTGGCTGGGGCGCATTGCACAGCGATATCGAACATCCGGACAGTGATTTTATGGTCCTCTTCCGTTCATCGCCCTTTGGCGGCGTAAGCCACGGTCATGCGAGCCAGAATGATTTTGCTGTGATGAAAGGCGGACGCGCTTTAATATGCGCTGGCGGCCTTCGGTATCCGCATCACGGCACGCCATTTCACAACGAATACGCCCAACACTCGATTTCACACAACTGCGTTCTCGTCAATGGCGAAGGCGCGATCAACCGGGATGGCAACCGCGGCGGTGAGATTATCGATTTTAAGACCACACATCCGTTTGGCTATATCTGCGGCGAAGCGGAAAACGCTTACGGAGACCGGTTGAATCGATACAGGCGACATCTCGTGATGATCCGCCCGTCGATCACAATTCTCATCGATGAATTGGAAACCCCCGAAGCATCGACATTCCAGTGGTTGCTACACGCATTCGAAAAGTTTGATCTCGATGCGACGACTGTCACCTCCAACCGCAAGGGCGCATCATTAAAGGGTCAGCTTTTTGGATCAACAGATCTTCGTCTCAGTCAGACAAACGAATGGGCCGTACCGCCAGATAAAGGCTATCCAACCCTCGATAAAGAACTGCCCGAAAAGCGATGGCATTTTACCGCCGAGACAGAGCGCGTAAAACGCTGTCGGATTGCCGCAATTTTTTCTGTCCGCGGACCCGACGAGAGCGATCTCGACTTCTCAATAACTGCATCGGAAAATCAAATCGCGCTTTCTGCCGGAAATACAACAGCGCAAATCAACTTGTCCCCCGATGAAAGCACCGTTCTTTCTCTATCATCTGGATCAGAAGATTTGACCATTCAGGCCTGA
- a CDS encoding TRAP transporter fused permease subunit: MTRLYSHLFRIISALLGLFILVEVNYPQLAPQAQLSVFALLGLCLVFLKYPIHPNKSLQILDLFFVLAVIFCFGYVLTQTESLFQFSWINGQSLGNRAGLEHALDHVVGLIGLILVLEATRRAIGLTLPLLALVFLIYAAYGYILPDWLFPHRGYNWERIVSQTYLHSQGVFGIALKVMFTYVFLFVLFGTVLEETGATGYILNTARRIFRNSTGGPAKVAVISSGMMGSLSGSAVANTATTGTFTIPLMRSTGFRPTVAGGIEAAASSGGALVPPIMGAGAYMMLEIVEPAVTYLEIIKAALVPAILYYAALLLIVHFHAKRIGASASDGEAPERPPRFRGLVFLVAFITLIVFLILGYTPFRAVSIALLFVLIVSAFSPTTRVGPRAMIRALEKAAHGGVSLIAAASCVGIIIGVVTLTGIGTKLPSTLLPLAQNNIILALILLMISTIILGMGLPSAVCYLLMATLVGPVLSDLGIVALGAHLFIFYFGMMSMVTPPVALAAYTAAAIAKASIMQTGVTAFRFALVGFALPYAFVLHPELLLLSSDISAIIANILVVLLGILPLSAAAAGHAFAPLPTYQRVLLLAAALLLFLTPSGDARLYLQGIALLIAGVIAISNYRSANQA; the protein is encoded by the coding sequence ATGACGCGCCTCTATTCCCACCTGTTTCGCATTATCTCCGCACTACTCGGTCTTTTTATTCTGGTCGAGGTCAATTATCCGCAACTCGCACCACAAGCCCAGCTATCGGTTTTTGCCTTGCTGGGCTTGTGTCTTGTGTTTCTCAAATATCCGATTCACCCCAATAAATCTCTTCAGATCCTCGATCTCTTTTTTGTACTGGCAGTTATCTTCTGTTTTGGTTATGTCCTGACCCAAACCGAATCCCTCTTTCAATTTTCCTGGATCAATGGGCAATCTCTGGGCAATCGCGCGGGACTCGAACACGCGCTCGATCACGTTGTCGGTCTCATCGGGCTTATCCTGGTCCTCGAAGCAACCCGTCGCGCCATTGGTCTCACTCTGCCCTTGCTCGCACTCGTCTTTCTGATTTATGCCGCTTATGGATATATTCTGCCCGATTGGCTTTTTCCCCACCGCGGATATAACTGGGAGCGCATTGTCTCTCAGACCTATCTCCACTCTCAAGGCGTTTTTGGGATCGCGTTGAAAGTGATGTTCACCTATGTTTTTCTTTTTGTACTTTTTGGCACTGTGCTCGAAGAGACAGGTGCTACGGGATATATTCTGAATACGGCTCGCCGCATTTTTCGCAACAGCACCGGGGGACCAGCCAAAGTGGCTGTTATTTCGTCGGGTATGATGGGATCTCTTTCGGGCAGTGCTGTGGCCAATACGGCGACTACTGGCACGTTTACCATTCCGCTGATGCGCTCAACGGGTTTTCGTCCAACTGTGGCTGGCGGCATTGAAGCCGCAGCGAGTTCGGGCGGTGCGCTCGTTCCGCCCATTATGGGGGCGGGTGCCTATATGATGCTCGAAATCGTCGAGCCGGCTGTTACTTATTTGGAGATCATCAAAGCGGCTCTGGTTCCGGCGATTCTCTATTACGCGGCTCTTTTGCTGATTGTCCATTTTCACGCCAAACGCATTGGGGCGTCTGCAAGTGATGGAGAGGCTCCTGAGCGTCCTCCTAGATTCCGGGGGCTGGTTTTTCTCGTCGCTTTCATCACGCTTATTGTATTTCTCATTCTGGGTTACACGCCTTTTCGCGCCGTGAGTATCGCCCTGCTCTTTGTTCTTATTGTAAGTGCGTTTAGCCCCACAACACGCGTTGGGCCTCGCGCTATGATCCGCGCATTGGAAAAGGCCGCGCACGGCGGTGTTTCGCTTATTGCAGCGGCTTCATGCGTGGGTATTATTATCGGTGTTGTGACGCTTACGGGTATTGGCACAAAACTTCCGAGTACTTTGTTGCCACTGGCGCAAAATAATATCATTCTGGCTTTGATTCTGCTGATGATCTCCACCATCATCCTGGGCATGGGCTTGCCTTCGGCCGTGTGTTATCTGCTTATGGCGACTCTGGTGGGACCTGTTTTGAGCGACCTCGGCATTGTGGCACTGGGCGCGCATCTGTTTATTTTTTATTTTGGCATGATGTCTATGGTTACGCCCCCGGTCGCGCTGGCTGCTTACACGGCTGCTGCTATTGCAAAGGCGAGTATTATGCAAACTGGCGTCACTGCTTTCCGTTTTGCCCTTGTAGGCTTTGCTTTGCCCTATGCCTTTGTTCTGCATCCAGAGCTTTTGCTCTTGTCTTCTGATATTTCCGCTATAATCGCCAATATTCTCGTCGTCCTGCTCGGTATTTTACCCCTATCAGCCGCCGCGGCTGGGCATGCTTTTGCCCCTTTGCCCACGTATCAACGCGTCCTTTTACTCGCCGCAGCCCTTCTCTTATTCCTTACCCCATCAGGGGATGCCCGCCTCTATTTGCAGGGTATCGCGCTGCTTATCGCTGGCGTCATCGCGATCTCAAACTATCGGTCTGCTAATCAGGCCTGA
- a CDS encoding TAXI family TRAP transporter solute-binding subunit has protein sequence MRYKALLIFAVALFIGCGAPQDQGDKFLSVGTAPPGGAFFVVGGAIAQVVNDHMPWEVSAEATKGTQENIRRLSSGELDFALANAAISYFAVRGEGAWGEKQNINAVMTLAPNVALFIAPQSAGVNGLGDLKGKRVVVGPAGAGFEYFLGPILNAHGVTYDDFTPLHNTQAGTVDMLADGSAAAAFLGGAVPTASITQASASQDIYFIPYDESAKQSLFETYPFFFAATIPANTYRGQAEDFAGMNVGSMHLITRASLSEDTVYNFTKTLYERRAEVVKKHPAGRAINPKNIVRDTGTPFHPGAIKYFKEIGIWSE, from the coding sequence ATGCGGTACAAAGCATTACTCATCTTCGCGGTAGCCTTGTTCATCGGGTGTGGCGCGCCTCAGGATCAAGGGGATAAATTTCTCAGCGTGGGCACGGCGCCGCCCGGCGGTGCGTTTTTTGTGGTGGGTGGCGCGATTGCCCAGGTTGTCAACGATCACATGCCCTGGGAGGTTTCTGCCGAGGCGACCAAAGGCACGCAGGAGAATATTCGCCGCCTTTCGAGCGGGGAACTGGATTTCGCGCTGGCCAATGCTGCGATCTCCTATTTTGCCGTGCGCGGAGAAGGCGCGTGGGGAGAAAAACAGAATATCAATGCGGTTATGACATTGGCGCCGAATGTCGCGCTTTTTATTGCGCCACAAAGCGCGGGTGTCAATGGTTTGGGCGATCTCAAGGGCAAGCGCGTTGTGGTTGGACCAGCGGGTGCGGGTTTTGAGTATTTCTTAGGACCCATCCTGAACGCGCACGGGGTCACTTATGACGATTTTACACCGCTTCACAATACACAGGCGGGAACGGTTGACATGCTCGCCGACGGTTCGGCTGCTGCGGCTTTTTTAGGGGGCGCAGTGCCCACGGCTTCGATTACCCAGGCCAGTGCGTCTCAAGATATTTATTTTATTCCCTATGATGAATCGGCCAAACAAAGCCTTTTTGAGACCTATCCTTTCTTTTTTGCCGCGACGATTCCCGCCAATACGTACCGGGGGCAAGCAGAGGATTTCGCCGGGATGAACGTCGGTTCTATGCATCTCATTACGCGGGCGAGTTTGAGCGAGGATACGGTTTACAATTTTACCAAAACGCTCTATGAACGCCGTGCGGAAGTTGTAAAAAAACACCCGGCGGGCAGGGCGATAAATCCCAAAAATATCGTTCGAGATACGGGTACGCCTTTTCATCCGGGTGCGATAAAATATTTCAAAGAAATTGGTATCTGGAGCGAATAG
- a CDS encoding PQQ-binding-like beta-propeller repeat protein, translating into MKKWLLILMGFCLIPILVQAKHHAAKETQNWPHLRGPNVNGLVDTGNPPVEWSEDTNIRWKVKIPGTGHATPIIWGDKIFVQTAVKTDKTVDVAQTARKPLPTHIYQFKLLALDRKSGDVVWEKTVNEALPHEGTHKTANYAATSGVTDGEHLYAFFGSWGLYCFDFDGNLKWDKDLGDMRVAGSFGEGSSPTIHGNTLIINWDHQGNSFIVALDKRTGEEIWRTARRERTTWTTPIVVEHKGTQQIIVGASGKTRSYDLKTGDVLWECAGLGSNVIPTAVYADGIVYVTSGHRDPAMQAISLDKAKGDITGTDAVLWTVTDNTPYVSSPLLSGNNIYSIKSTRSVLACYNAKTGETVFGPARLQGINRIYAPLVGTSDRVYIAGLAGTTYVIKNGSEFEVLATNKLDEGTGASPIIAGDELYLRGTEHLYCIAAN; encoded by the coding sequence ATGAAGAAATGGCTTTTGATTTTGATGGGGTTCTGTCTGATTCCGATTCTGGTTCAGGCAAAACACCATGCGGCGAAGGAAACGCAAAATTGGCCCCATCTGCGGGGACCGAATGTAAATGGACTCGTGGATACGGGCAATCCCCCTGTGGAATGGAGCGAAGATACCAATATCCGCTGGAAAGTAAAAATTCCGGGTACGGGGCACGCCACGCCTATTATATGGGGCGATAAAATTTTTGTTCAGACTGCGGTTAAGACCGACAAAACCGTAGATGTTGCCCAGACAGCCAGAAAGCCGTTACCCACTCATATCTATCAGTTTAAGCTGCTTGCACTGGATCGCAAAAGCGGCGATGTGGTGTGGGAAAAGACCGTGAATGAGGCACTGCCCCACGAAGGCACTCATAAAACGGCTAATTATGCTGCTACATCGGGTGTTACGGACGGCGAACATCTGTACGCATTTTTTGGCTCCTGGGGGCTTTATTGTTTTGACTTCGACGGCAATTTGAAATGGGATAAGGACCTGGGCGATATGAGAGTTGCGGGTTCTTTTGGAGAAGGTTCATCGCCGACGATTCACGGCAATACGCTGATTATCAACTGGGATCACCAAGGCAATTCGTTTATTGTCGCGCTGGATAAGCGCACGGGTGAGGAAATCTGGCGCACGGCGCGACGAGAACGAACGACGTGGACCACACCGATCGTTGTCGAACACAAGGGCACGCAACAGATTATTGTGGGCGCGAGCGGAAAGACCCGAAGTTACGATCTAAAAACTGGCGATGTCTTGTGGGAGTGCGCGGGACTGGGGTCAAATGTCATTCCCACCGCTGTCTATGCCGATGGCATCGTCTATGTTACAAGTGGTCATAGAGACCCGGCCATGCAGGCGATTTCACTCGACAAAGCCAAGGGCGATATTACGGGTACAGATGCCGTTCTGTGGACTGTTACCGATAATACCCCTTATGTTTCCTCGCCTCTTCTTTCTGGAAACAATATCTACAGCATAAAAAGCACCAGGAGTGTTTTAGCCTGTTACAATGCCAAAACAGGTGAAACAGTTTTCGGTCCCGCGCGGCTCCAGGGTATCAATCGCATATACGCCCCACTCGTTGGCACAAGTGACCGCGTGTATATCGCCGGGCTGGCTGGCACGACTTATGTGATCAAGAATGGCAGCGAATTTGAAGTGCTCGCAACAAATAAACTCGACGAAGGCACAGGTGCATCCCCCATTATCGCGGGCGACGAGTTGTATTTGCGCGGCACTGAACATCTCTATTGTATTGCGGCAAATTAA